Proteins from a genomic interval of Treponema brennaborense DSM 12168:
- the folE2 gene encoding GTP cyclohydrolase FolE2 gives MIDIQNQTDTRDVPLKKVGVRGLKYPVQVLDKRRKTQTTSAVADLFVDLPHHFKGTHMSRFIEIFHAYHTDVSMKRFLAMLNEIRCKLDAECAFGTLTFPFFIEKNAPVSGQPGMMSYECTYEGSVSGTGSSFFVSVAVPVTTVCPCSKAISDRGAHNQRGVVRVKLQSSAFFWIEDVIALVEAAASSGLYSILKRSDEKFVTEAAYDNPRFVEDVVREVYIALRNFRVGDSRDANAPLSETAGRKTGTAAFRWFSVEAENFESIHNHNAYAYTEFDG, from the coding sequence ATGATAGATATCCAAAATCAAACCGACACCCGCGACGTTCCGCTGAAAAAAGTCGGCGTGCGGGGCTTGAAATATCCGGTACAGGTTCTGGACAAGCGCCGGAAAACGCAGACGACCAGCGCCGTTGCGGATTTATTCGTAGACCTGCCGCATCATTTTAAGGGAACGCACATGAGCCGCTTTATCGAGATATTTCACGCGTATCACACGGACGTGTCCATGAAGCGTTTCCTTGCCATGCTGAACGAAATCCGCTGCAAACTCGACGCCGAATGCGCGTTCGGCACGCTGACGTTTCCGTTCTTTATAGAAAAAAACGCGCCGGTTTCCGGTCAGCCGGGGATGATGTCGTACGAATGCACGTACGAAGGTTCCGTTTCCGGAACCGGAAGCAGCTTTTTCGTGTCGGTAGCGGTTCCCGTAACGACCGTCTGTCCGTGTTCAAAAGCAATCAGCGACCGCGGTGCGCACAATCAGCGCGGCGTCGTCCGGGTTAAATTGCAGAGTTCGGCCTTTTTCTGGATAGAAGACGTCATCGCGCTGGTGGAAGCCGCCGCTTCTTCCGGATTGTATTCGATACTGAAACGCAGCGATGAGAAATTCGTTACCGAAGCGGCGTACGATAATCCGCGGTTCGTAGAAGACGTTGTTCGGGAAGTGTACATCGCGCTCCGCAATTTCCGGGTCGGCGATTCTCGGGACGCAAACGCGCCGCTTTCCGAAACCGCCGGACGCAAAACCGGTACCGCCGCTTTCCGCTGGTTCAGCGTAGAAGCGGAGAATTTTGAAAGTATCCACAATCACAATGCGTACGCCTATACCGAATTCGACGGCTGA
- the miaB gene encoding tRNA (N6-isopentenyl adenosine(37)-C2)-methylthiotransferase MiaB, with translation MTYFFETYGCQMNKAESASLEQLLIARGWTASDTPESADMAIINTCSVRATAENRIFGRLGWFSALKAVRSGSKDAKNASFPDAAREFASGRPPLTLVVTGCMAERLLDSLQKQYPVIDYVVGNFQKQHFQDIIDAVEQQRAPFVVDEEPVYSFAPVSWEPGAFTAFVPIMHGCNNFCTYCIVPYVRGREVSRSPADILSELDQLSAHNVREITLLGQNVNSYRWDCNAETGAAETGDSAVDFPALVQLIADHLRKTASPIGWVRFMSSHPKDLSDRLIDVIAREPVLCRHIHLPVQHGSSDVLRRMNRRYTREQYLDLVSRIRTKLPDASLTTDILIGFPGENDADFEQTVSLMESVRYQAAYMYYYNPREGTPAAEYDGQIPLETKKSRLKRIIDMQLEITRAETAKRLGSTVKVLAESVSRDNPGELLGKTEQDERVVFAAPRSCIGTFVQVLLVELTGNTIRGIVK, from the coding sequence ATGACGTATTTTTTTGAAACGTACGGCTGCCAGATGAATAAAGCGGAATCGGCTTCGTTGGAACAACTGCTGATTGCCCGCGGCTGGACAGCGTCGGATACTCCCGAATCGGCTGATATGGCTATCATCAACACCTGTTCCGTGCGGGCTACCGCGGAAAACCGGATTTTCGGCCGATTGGGATGGTTTTCCGCTTTGAAAGCGGTGCGTTCCGGCAGCAAGGACGCAAAAAACGCTTCGTTCCCGGACGCCGCGCGTGAATTCGCTTCCGGCCGGCCGCCGCTGACGCTTGTGGTTACCGGCTGCATGGCCGAACGACTTTTGGATTCCCTGCAAAAACAGTATCCGGTGATCGATTACGTTGTCGGAAATTTCCAAAAGCAGCATTTTCAGGATATCATCGATGCGGTGGAACAGCAGCGCGCTCCGTTCGTCGTGGACGAAGAACCCGTGTATTCGTTTGCGCCGGTATCGTGGGAGCCGGGCGCGTTTACCGCGTTCGTGCCGATCATGCACGGCTGCAACAATTTTTGCACGTACTGTATCGTTCCGTACGTGCGGGGCAGGGAAGTGTCCCGCTCTCCCGCCGACATCCTGAGCGAACTCGATCAGCTTTCGGCTCACAACGTGCGCGAAATCACGCTGCTCGGGCAGAACGTCAATTCGTACCGCTGGGACTGCAATGCGGAAACCGGTGCTGCTGAAACCGGCGATTCCGCCGTGGATTTTCCGGCGCTGGTGCAGCTGATCGCGGATCATCTGCGAAAAACCGCTTCGCCGATCGGCTGGGTGCGTTTTATGTCGAGCCATCCCAAAGATCTTTCAGACCGGCTGATCGACGTCATCGCGCGCGAGCCGGTGTTGTGCCGCCACATTCATCTGCCCGTTCAGCACGGATCGTCCGACGTCCTCAGGCGGATGAACCGCCGGTATACCCGCGAGCAGTATCTCGATTTGGTGTCCCGGATCCGGACGAAACTGCCGGACGCATCGCTGACGACCGATATTCTGATCGGTTTTCCCGGCGAAAACGACGCCGACTTCGAGCAGACCGTTTCACTGATGGAGTCGGTGCGGTATCAGGCCGCGTATATGTACTATTATAATCCCCGCGAGGGCACTCCCGCCGCGGAGTACGACGGACAGATTCCGCTTGAAACGAAGAAATCACGTCTCAAACGTATTATCGATATGCAGCTGGAAATTACCCGTGCGGAAACGGCGAAGCGTCTGGGTTCCACGGTAAAAGTGCTTGCCGAAAGCGTGTCGCGCGATAATCCCGGCGAATTGCTCGGTAAAACGGAACAGGACGAGCGCGTCGTGTTCGCCGCTCCCCGCTCGTGCATCGGCACGTTCGTACAGGTACTGCTGGTCGAATTGACGGGTAATACCATCCGTGGTATAGTGAAATAA
- a CDS encoding SdpI family protein: MSKEIIMCCALALGGIMLLWNAFLILVKKEKIGLSAFETDDGALNFDNAANTDGALNADRSSYADRTLYADRGAVFKRNALRLCGKLFAAAGTLLIAAGAVCLLFPAVCKLAAVVCLGVIFAVMAACALLIKTARTS; this comes from the coding sequence GTGTCAAAAGAAATCATCATGTGCTGCGCACTCGCGCTCGGCGGAATCATGCTGCTGTGGAACGCCTTTTTGATTTTGGTAAAAAAAGAAAAAATCGGACTTTCCGCGTTTGAAACGGACGACGGCGCGCTGAACTTTGACAATGCGGCGAATACAGACGGCGCGCTGAATGCCGACCGCTCGTCTTACGCCGACCGCACACTATACGCCGACCGCGGCGCCGTTTTCAAGCGAAACGCGCTCCGCCTCTGCGGCAAACTGTTCGCCGCAGCAGGAACGCTGCTGATCGCCGCGGGTGCCGTATGTCTGCTGTTTCCCGCCGTCTGCAAGCTGGCCGCAGTTGTCTGCCTGGGCGTTATATTCGCCGTCATGGCCGCCTGTGCGCTTTTGATAAAAACCGCGCGCACGAGCTAA
- a CDS encoding AAA family ATPase: MDLFDSRQGAKEPLAARMRPRTLDEYIGQDHIVGKGRLLRRAIAADQLTSAIFYGPPGTGKTTLARVIANHTKSNFITLNAVLTGVQNIRDSIAQAEQHYKLYGRRTILFVDEVHRWNRSQQDALLPWVENGTIILVGATTENPFFEVNKALVSRSRVFQLKPLEQADLEKAARMALSDKERGYGRWNVVFEDGALEHLIETANGDARSLLNALELAVETTPQKWQPDATPPEPPDGQTIYISRETAEESIQRKVVLYDRDGDYHYDIISAFIKSLRGRDPDAAMYWLARMIAAGEDPGFIFRRMLISACEDTGLADPGAVGVVESCAAAFDRVGLPEGRYHLAHAALYLATAPKSNSSMAFFDALAAVEKEDAEVPNHLRDASRDAEGFGHGAGYLYPHAYKDHWVAQQYLPSELSGRVFYTPSDQGYEKSIKEDVLSRRELQIAAILEEQTRMQTAGLPLQEINPIADWWQKEHFRVGPVKSPENLTFSPADPGTDKTLERAQTAWRRRLDSNKAELLSVIRNTLVQLAAPSRHGRNFIWNADDGLLVWECIRRSPEGITAGVCRSVQGKQILEQYAHTLGPLERPRLAVFAEQAEPGAFSVPPAEFADILFDTLYFRDPFGSTESIRNFTDSLYRAAARLADGWQCVVTQKIPNSGQRLSALVRDQILAGRADKHKRILDKMAAAEESFFTDESNPLFAWNAESAARLLAEPSAAENGATPLSIAYSTQPFAEKRRISESEIGRWFDTEASAYGAHLAQTLSGAELTEIKELIETAAAGTVFDWEIQNAFFLIRRQGT, encoded by the coding sequence ATGGACTTATTCGACAGCAGACAAGGTGCCAAAGAACCGCTTGCCGCGCGTATGCGGCCGAGAACACTCGACGAATACATCGGGCAGGATCATATCGTCGGCAAAGGTCGTTTACTGCGTCGGGCGATAGCCGCCGACCAACTTACGTCCGCCATTTTTTACGGACCGCCGGGAACCGGTAAAACGACCCTCGCCCGGGTCATCGCCAATCATACCAAAAGCAATTTCATCACGCTGAACGCCGTTCTCACCGGCGTTCAGAACATCCGCGATTCCATTGCGCAGGCCGAACAGCATTACAAATTATACGGCCGCCGTACCATTTTATTCGTGGATGAAGTTCATCGCTGGAACCGTTCCCAGCAGGACGCGCTGCTTCCGTGGGTGGAAAACGGCACGATAATCCTCGTCGGCGCGACGACCGAAAATCCCTTTTTTGAAGTAAATAAAGCGCTCGTGAGCAGAAGCCGCGTCTTTCAGCTGAAACCGCTGGAACAAGCCGATTTGGAAAAAGCGGCGCGCATGGCGCTTTCCGATAAGGAGCGCGGCTACGGGAGATGGAACGTCGTCTTTGAAGACGGTGCGCTTGAACATTTGATCGAAACGGCGAACGGAGACGCACGCAGTCTGCTCAACGCGCTGGAACTCGCCGTAGAAACGACGCCGCAGAAATGGCAGCCGGACGCGACGCCGCCGGAACCGCCGGACGGACAGACCATTTACATCAGCCGGGAAACGGCGGAAGAAAGCATTCAGCGTAAAGTGGTGCTCTACGACCGGGACGGCGACTACCACTACGACATCATCAGCGCGTTTATCAAAAGTCTGCGCGGTCGGGATCCCGACGCGGCGATGTATTGGCTTGCGCGCATGATCGCTGCGGGAGAAGATCCGGGCTTTATTTTCCGCAGAATGCTGATTTCCGCCTGCGAGGATACCGGACTCGCCGATCCGGGCGCCGTCGGCGTCGTTGAAAGCTGCGCCGCCGCGTTCGACCGCGTCGGACTGCCTGAAGGCCGCTATCATTTGGCCCACGCGGCGCTCTATTTGGCCACCGCGCCCAAATCGAACAGTTCGATGGCGTTTTTCGACGCGCTTGCGGCCGTTGAAAAAGAAGACGCCGAAGTACCGAATCATTTGCGCGACGCAAGCCGGGATGCAGAAGGATTCGGACACGGCGCCGGGTATCTTTATCCCCACGCGTACAAGGATCACTGGGTTGCCCAGCAATACCTGCCTTCCGAATTGTCAGGCCGTGTCTTTTACACGCCGAGCGATCAAGGCTATGAAAAATCCATTAAAGAAGACGTACTGTCGCGCCGGGAACTGCAAATCGCGGCGATTCTTGAAGAACAGACCCGAATGCAGACGGCGGGACTGCCGCTGCAGGAAATAAACCCGATCGCGGATTGGTGGCAAAAAGAACATTTCAGAGTAGGACCGGTGAAATCACCCGAAAACTTAACGTTCAGTCCGGCCGATCCGGGCACCGACAAAACGCTCGAACGCGCGCAAACCGCCTGGCGCAGGCGGCTCGACTCGAACAAAGCGGAATTATTGTCCGTCATACGGAACACGCTCGTACAGTTGGCGGCGCCGAGCCGCCACGGGCGGAACTTCATATGGAACGCCGACGACGGACTGCTCGTCTGGGAATGCATCCGGCGCAGTCCCGAAGGAATCACCGCGGGCGTGTGCCGAAGCGTTCAAGGCAAACAGATATTGGAACAGTATGCGCACACGCTCGGCCCGCTTGAGCGGCCGAGACTTGCCGTATTCGCGGAACAGGCCGAACCGGGTGCGTTCAGTGTTCCGCCTGCCGAATTCGCAGACATTCTGTTCGACACGCTGTATTTCAGGGATCCGTTCGGCAGTACAGAAAGCATCCGGAATTTTACCGATTCGCTGTATCGGGCCGCCGCACGGCTCGCGGACGGCTGGCAGTGCGTCGTAACGCAGAAGATTCCCAATTCGGGACAACGGTTGAGCGCACTCGTGCGGGATCAGATACTCGCCGGACGTGCGGACAAACATAAACGGATACTCGATAAAATGGCCGCCGCCGAAGAATCGTTTTTTACCGACGAATCGAATCCGCTGTTCGCCTGGAACGCCGAAAGTGCGGCGCGGCTTCTGGCGGAACCGTCCGCGGCCGAAAACGGAGCAACGCCGCTTTCAATTGCATACAGTACGCAGCCGTTCGCAGAAAAACGGCGTATCAGCGAATCGGAAATCGGCAGATGGTTCGACACCGAAGCGTCCGCATACGGTGCGCACCTCGCGCAGACACTTTCCGGCGCAGAACTTACCGAAATAAAAGAACTGATCGAAACTGCCGCGGCCGGCACCGTATTCGATTGGGAAATACAGAACGCCTTTTTCCTGATCCGAAGGCAAGGAACGTAA
- a CDS encoding B12-binding domain-containing radical SAM protein, whose translation MRTPIPNSTAERRMRVLLVGLGTRYNHVNLAVRTIAAYVNAYLTPEELGCCSVSYAEWPVSTPLLDLLSAISRYEPDAVLFSVYIWNRTAALDAAAELPKIVPGVIIGVGGPEVSYCAESLLPLHRSVDFVMSGEGENTVLDVCRLLVRCKASRMRSDLRRSFLEALVKQPVIGTFFRSESGVVSGGERSVIGDLALIPFPYRSADGSLSADVDPDHRIIYYESSRGCPFRCSYCLSSIDKSVRFAPLERVFADLQFFLDAGCRLVKFTDRTFNLDEQRYLAIWQYIIDHHNGKTVFHFEIAAQHLSDAALRLLRLVPDGAMQFEIGIQSIHPETLAQAGRPCDPERLAAVIRRIPRQIHVHLDLIAGLPYENFAQFSRSFDYTAALKPDMIQLGFLKILSGTAMETFAKRQPGYEWLSSAPYEVLSTPDMPYADLLRLKNIERLTDSYYNSGSYSYTVAYLAERRVSLFAFFTELADHFENRGLFGGLHKSTDEAAFLFDFCTGDAACLSALDRTVLSELLRFDFIRREKAGSFPSWYRRRYDKAAHNEAVRRHTEIASTRETFAATDYEEFLIHPETYEPVPGGFRVLFVYPPRGGRSEIRLKTEASSVKDRRVRWIAVSEP comes from the coding sequence ATGCGTACGCCTATACCGAATTCGACGGCTGAGCGGCGGATGCGCGTACTTCTGGTGGGACTCGGTACCCGATATAATCACGTCAATCTTGCCGTCCGGACGATTGCGGCGTACGTGAACGCGTATCTCACTCCCGAAGAACTCGGCTGCTGTTCCGTTTCGTACGCCGAATGGCCGGTTTCTACGCCGCTGCTCGATTTGCTGAGCGCAATCAGCCGGTACGAACCTGACGCGGTGCTGTTTTCCGTATACATCTGGAACAGAACCGCCGCGCTCGACGCTGCGGCGGAACTGCCGAAAATCGTTCCCGGCGTGATTATCGGCGTCGGCGGGCCCGAAGTGTCGTATTGTGCCGAATCGCTGCTGCCGCTGCATCGCAGCGTCGATTTCGTCATGTCCGGAGAAGGTGAAAACACCGTGCTCGACGTGTGCCGGCTGCTCGTGCGCTGTAAAGCCAGTCGCATGCGGAGCGATTTGCGGCGTTCGTTTTTGGAAGCGCTGGTAAAGCAGCCCGTAATCGGAACTTTTTTCCGGAGTGAAAGCGGCGTCGTTTCGGGCGGGGAGCGCAGCGTTATCGGCGATCTGGCTCTCATTCCGTTTCCGTACCGAAGCGCGGACGGTTCGCTGAGTGCGGACGTCGATCCCGATCACCGCATCATCTATTACGAATCGTCGCGCGGCTGCCCGTTCCGCTGCTCGTATTGTCTTTCTTCCATAGATAAATCCGTGCGGTTCGCGCCGCTGGAACGCGTTTTTGCCGATTTACAGTTTTTTCTGGATGCGGGCTGCCGTCTCGTCAAATTCACCGATAGGACGTTCAATTTGGACGAGCAGCGATATCTGGCGATTTGGCAGTATATCATCGATCATCACAACGGCAAAACGGTGTTCCATTTTGAAATCGCGGCGCAACATCTTTCCGACGCCGCGCTCCGGCTGCTGCGTCTCGTTCCGGACGGAGCGATGCAGTTTGAAATCGGTATCCAGAGTATTCATCCGGAAACGCTCGCGCAAGCGGGACGCCCGTGTGATCCCGAGCGGCTTGCGGCCGTGATTCGGCGGATTCCCCGGCAGATTCACGTACATTTGGATTTGATCGCGGGATTGCCGTACGAAAACTTTGCGCAGTTTTCCCGCTCTTTCGATTATACCGCCGCGCTCAAGCCTGATATGATCCAGCTCGGTTTTTTGAAGATTTTATCGGGAACGGCGATGGAAACGTTCGCAAAGCGGCAGCCCGGATACGAATGGCTTTCTTCCGCGCCGTACGAAGTGCTTTCCACTCCCGACATGCCGTACGCGGATTTGCTGCGCCTGAAGAACATCGAGCGCCTGACCGATTCGTATTACAATTCCGGCTCGTATTCGTATACGGTAGCGTATCTGGCGGAACGGCGGGTATCTCTGTTCGCGTTTTTTACGGAATTGGCAGACCATTTTGAAAACCGCGGTTTGTTCGGCGGATTGCATAAAAGTACGGACGAGGCCGCTTTTCTGTTCGATTTTTGTACCGGAGACGCTGCGTGCCTTTCCGCGCTCGATCGGACGGTACTGAGTGAACTGCTGCGATTCGATTTTATCCGGCGTGAAAAAGCGGGCAGTTTTCCTTCTTGGTATCGACGCCGGTACGACAAAGCCGCGCACAACGAAGCCGTCCGCCGCCATACGGAGATTGCAAGCACGCGCGAAACGTTCGCAGCGACCGATTACGAGGAATTCCTGATACATCCGGAAACGTACGAACCGGTTCCGGGCGGGTTCCGCGTGCTGTTCGTATACCCGCCGCGCGGCGGCCGTTCCGAAATCCGGCTGAAAACGGAGGCTTCGTCCGTGAAAGACCGGCGCGTCCGCTGGATTGCCGTGTCGGAACCGTGA
- a CDS encoding SPOR domain-containing protein: protein MHRAIFAAAVFAAFCAASVPVAADSAKQIVERAMHASASDGTSVYDVLRDVEKAAAAAKSDSDRRSLYTVLGSLNEQVGSYAEASRWYAAAAGIAAAPAAGTPSYTSEQLVLAAVRTALGCGDYGTAESYLASIRDSKNEDTTALVKLYNVWIWLCRAEDEAGLLEPVVLLESYASLATMEQVRPAVYFTLWYVTGKSVWAEKIAAEYPDSPERAVVTGASYLYPAPFWFFVPRLAAAEPLSAEFLSAVSAESSAAAVLPHGTSAEAAAESVSAAGAAAESAGTVVKQQLGFFRSRANAEALADRVRAAGFAPVVSEEARPSGTVYFVVTVAEDGSGTTGLKLKSAGFECYPVFAE, encoded by the coding sequence GTGCACCGCGCCATTTTTGCCGCAGCGGTTTTCGCCGCGTTTTGTGCAGCGTCCGTACCGGTTGCCGCCGATTCGGCTAAACAGATAGTGGAACGGGCGATGCATGCTTCTGCGTCCGACGGTACTTCCGTTTACGACGTTCTGCGCGACGTGGAAAAAGCCGCCGCCGCGGCGAAGTCCGATTCCGACCGCCGCTCTTTGTATACGGTTTTGGGGTCCCTGAACGAGCAGGTGGGATCGTACGCGGAAGCCTCCCGCTGGTATGCGGCCGCCGCAGGTATAGCCGCCGCGCCGGCTGCCGGTACGCCCTCGTACACTTCCGAACAGCTGGTGCTCGCTGCTGTACGCACCGCGCTCGGCTGCGGCGACTACGGTACGGCGGAATCGTATCTCGCTTCGATTCGCGATTCAAAAAACGAAGATACCACTGCTTTGGTAAAATTATACAACGTATGGATTTGGCTGTGCCGTGCGGAGGATGAAGCCGGTTTGCTTGAACCGGTGGTACTGCTCGAATCGTACGCCTCACTTGCCACAATGGAGCAGGTTCGTCCGGCCGTCTATTTCACGCTTTGGTACGTAACCGGAAAATCCGTATGGGCGGAAAAAATAGCCGCCGAATATCCCGATTCGCCTGAACGGGCGGTCGTAACAGGTGCTTCATATTTGTATCCGGCGCCGTTTTGGTTCTTCGTTCCGCGTCTTGCCGCCGCAGAACCCCTGTCCGCCGAGTTTTTATCCGCCGTATCAGCGGAATCTTCCGCGGCGGCCGTTTTACCGCACGGGACCTCCGCGGAAGCCGCTGCCGAGAGCGTTTCTGCCGCGGGAGCCGCAGCCGAAAGCGCCGGCACTGTCGTCAAACAGCAGCTCGGCTTTTTCCGCAGCCGCGCGAATGCCGAAGCGCTTGCGGACCGGGTACGGGCGGCCGGCTTCGCTCCGGTCGTATCAGAAGAAGCGCGCCCGAGCGGAACAGTGTATTTCGTTGTAACCGTCGCCGAAGACGGCAGCGGTACAACCGGATTGAAGCTGAAAAGCGCCGGATTTGAATGCTACCCGGTGTTCGCTGAATGA
- a CDS encoding TP0733 family outer membrane beta-barrel protein, protein MKHVCLLICTLMLTSGFLCAQEQAVPETPQKEDTFVYKMNQKGDQFIKIGLMLNVPFKPAIQQLHLGGSGTLGYMRFINSSFAVGGDASFAYMTTVGENIFTFIPLMLKVMYQPAFHKFEFPISFGIGGAFENYINDMYFGLVVKPEIGAFFRYSPSWSFGLNAGLYIMPQWCKDASKNYTGIIMDVALTARYHF, encoded by the coding sequence ATGAAGCATGTTTGTTTGCTGATATGTACGCTTATGCTGACAAGCGGTTTTTTATGTGCCCAGGAACAAGCCGTTCCGGAAACACCGCAAAAGGAAGATACGTTCGTTTATAAGATGAACCAAAAAGGTGATCAATTCATAAAAATCGGCCTGATGCTCAACGTTCCTTTCAAACCCGCAATACAGCAGCTCCATTTAGGCGGCTCCGGCACGCTCGGCTACATGCGATTTATTAACAGTTCATTCGCAGTCGGCGGCGACGCCAGTTTTGCGTATATGACGACCGTCGGCGAAAACATTTTTACGTTCATTCCCTTGATGCTCAAAGTAATGTATCAGCCCGCGTTCCACAAATTCGAATTTCCCATTTCGTTCGGAATCGGCGGAGCATTTGAAAATTACATAAACGACATGTACTTCGGTTTGGTGGTAAAACCGGAAATCGGCGCTTTTTTCCGCTATTCACCGAGCTGGTCGTTCGGACTGAACGCCGGTCTCTACATCATGCCGCAGTGGTGCAAAGATGCTTCCAAAAATTACACCGGAATCATCATGGACGTTGCGCTCACCGCGCGTTATCATTTTTAA
- a CDS encoding bifunctional 5,10-methylenetetrahydrofolate dehydrogenase/5,10-methenyltetrahydrofolate cyclohydrolase, whose product MSAQVIDGFSIAQDVRAQAAKEASCLKSCGVTPCLAVVLVGENPASVSYVTGKEKALAEAGMEGRDIRLPAETTEAQLLDLITDLNADSAVHGILVQLPLPGHIDEDKIIMAIKPEKDVDGFHPVNVGNMMIGRKSYLPCTPHGVLVLLKTMHIETAGAHAVIVGRSNIVGKPLGVLLVRKEYNATVTFCHTGTKDLASYTRRADILIAAAGRPNVITADMIKPGAAVIDVGVNRIPDASKKSGFRLCGDVDFEAAKEVASFITPVPRGVGPMTIAMLMMNTVEAARAACKK is encoded by the coding sequence ATGAGTGCACAAGTTATCGACGGTTTTTCAATTGCGCAGGACGTGCGCGCACAGGCGGCGAAAGAAGCTTCCTGTTTGAAATCGTGCGGCGTTACGCCGTGTCTGGCGGTCGTGCTTGTCGGTGAAAATCCGGCGAGCGTTTCATACGTGACCGGAAAAGAAAAAGCGCTTGCCGAAGCGGGCATGGAAGGCCGCGACATACGGCTTCCCGCCGAAACGACCGAAGCGCAGCTGCTCGATCTGATAACCGACTTGAACGCCGATTCGGCCGTTCACGGTATTTTGGTGCAGCTGCCGCTGCCCGGTCATATCGACGAAGATAAAATCATCATGGCGATCAAGCCCGAAAAAGACGTGGACGGTTTCCATCCGGTAAACGTGGGCAATATGATGATCGGCCGCAAATCGTATCTGCCGTGTACGCCGCACGGCGTTTTGGTGTTGCTTAAAACGATGCATATCGAAACCGCCGGTGCGCACGCCGTTATCGTGGGACGCTCGAATATCGTGGGTAAACCGCTGGGCGTGCTGCTCGTGCGCAAGGAATACAACGCGACGGTAACGTTCTGTCACACCGGCACGAAAGACCTCGCGTCGTACACCCGCCGGGCGGATATACTGATAGCCGCCGCCGGACGGCCGAACGTGATTACCGCCGATATGATCAAACCCGGCGCCGCGGTGATTGACGTGGGTGTCAACCGGATCCCCGACGCTTCAAAAAAAAGCGGTTTCAGGCTGTGCGGCGACGTGGATTTTGAAGCGGCTAAAGAAGTGGCGTCTTTTATCACGCCGGTTCCGCGCGGCGTCGGGCCGATGACGATCGCCATGCTCATGATGAACACGGTGGAAGCGGCGCGCGCCGCCTGCAAAAAATGA